The genomic stretch AAAAAAACCAATTAAGAACTTAAACGACCTCAAATCTTTGGCATTTAAAAAAGAAAAGAAGGACGTCTACTCTCTCCCGTACGAGAAGAAAAAAAAGAAAGAGCCTGAACCTGAAGAGCATGACGAAGCAAAGGAAGAAGAAATTTTTCTTTCAGCCATGCAGGGAGTCAAGCAGATGGAAGGGAAAGGCGGACGGCAAGTTGCTCCAACAACATCTCCTTCAGCCAATCAAAACATACCTGACCCTGAAGAAAGAGCCAAAAACGACCTGAAACGCTTTCTCCGTGGAGAGGTTGAGTTTGAATTGGAGTACACGGAAGAATATATGTATGGCTATGTCCGAGGACTGGACATCAAAACATTTCAACAACTGAAATCAGGTTCCCTCAGCGTCGCTGCTCATCTCGACCTGCATGGGATGACACTGGATCAAGCCAAGGAGAACCTCCTTTTCTTCTTGCGCGAAAGCTACCTTCAGGGACACCGATGTGTATTGATTGTCACTGGCCGCGGAAAGAACTCCCCAGGAGGACAATCCATATTACGAAGAGAAACTGAAACCTGGCTGACCCACGACCCGCTCAAACGCGTGGTGCTCGCTTTTTGTACTGCCCAACCCAAAGACGGAGGAGCCGGGGCAGTGTACGTTCTGCTCCGCAAGTACAAAAAAAGTCAGGGAAAAATCGTGTGGGATAAAATGTATAACTGGGAGAACATGGACTAGCCAAGCCATGTGTTGCCTAATTCATCCCCCATCAACCCGCAAAGCTCATCATCAAAACAACAAAAGCCTCTGCTCCATCTGGAGCAGAGGCTTCATTCTTTGAGTCTACTTGAACTACAGAGTTATAGTTGCGGCAGAGGCATCCTCAACGGGCATATCTGCGCCGCCACCGAGACTTGCTATGTCTTTGGCCATTGCGAGCTCTTCGGCCGAGAATATCTTGTTGATATCGATGATAATGATGAACTGTTCATTCTGGCGGCCCATACCCTTGATGTACTCAGCATTAATAGCTGCGCCCATCTTCGGAGCAGGCTCAATGGTGTCAGGCATCATTTCGAATACTTCGCGTACGGAATCAACAAGAGCTCCCATGATGGTGAACTCACCGTCGAATTCAATTTCGACTATGATGATACAGGTATCTACTGTATCCTCTCCCTTGGACATTCCCAATTTCAAGCGCATGTCCACAACCGGCACGGCGTGTCCGCGCAAGTTGATTACACCACGCATGTAATCAGGGGTGCGGGGAATTTTAGTGATAGAAGTCAACTCAAGGACTTCTCTCACCGTCCCGATGTCCAAAGCAAAAATTTCTTTTCCAAGAGTAAAGGTCAAAAACTGATTGATGTCTTTCAATACGTCGTCGGCCATTATACTTCCCCCGAGTTATTGAGGATTATTGTACGTAATTACAAACTTGGCTGGCAGGAGCAGCGAAAACGAGTCCCTGCACAGCGTCGATAAACTAAGTAATATACATTCATGGTGCAAAAAACCATTATAAAATGGGGTTGTTTTTTAATTATCCGGTCGATTTTGGTCAAAAGGCCCCTTCTGGATTATGCTTACGAATCATAAAAAAATCATCATGTTGCATTTTTTTATAAAAAAAGCATTGACAATCGAGCCGCCCACAGATAGACACTCACTTCGCGTCGGGATGTAGCGCAGCCTGGGAGCGCACTTGAATGGGGTTCAAGGGGTCGGAGGTTCAAATCCTCTCATCCCGACCAAACGAAGAATGACCCTGGTGAGTCGACGAAATATTCGACTCACCGTTCTTCGAAAAAGACGGAAAGCTGACGTAGCTCAATCGGTAGAGCGCATCCTTGGTAAGGATGAGGTAGGCAGTTCAATCCTGCTCGTCAGCTCCATATATTAAAGAAAATCGCCTTTCTCACGAAGGGCGATTTTCTTTTACTATTACTTAGTTCAACAGCGTCAGAATGATCAGTTAGCTCGGCTATCCATTTGTGTCATAAATAGTTCCTGTTTCACGAACAATGAGATCAGCGAGCAGCTTTTCCAATGAGTAATCCGGGTCAGATGGCTTCCGCATTTGGGCGGCACTATCGAGAAGTTGTGCCTGACTTTCCAGATTGATCTGTTGACTGGCAAGTGCATCCTCTTTGGTTCCGTACATATCCTCGATAGAACTCGCCCACTGCTTCAAGCTGTCAACATAGCTCTTTTGTGTCGCTATCGATCCATTGAGGGCGGCACCACTCAAATCAGACCAATCCACAGACGAAGTGCCAGCATCCACTGCATGAAAATTGACATTGAACCCACTGTCGTCATTGGATTGTATATGAACCTGACCAGAAGCATTAATCTGCTCAGTCCCCCACTGGGTGCTATCCAGAAAGTATATCCCGTTATAATCCGTTGAAGAAATCAAACCGGTAATCTTGTCGCGGAGGTCATTATAGTCTCCTTGAACAACTGAACTTGTAGGACTCAGATTTCCCGCTTCAATATCTTCAATTATGGATTCCATTGATTCAAGGGTATCAACGATGGTGGACATACTGCTTCGAGCAATACCCATCATTGAGGCGGCTTCACCTACATTTCGACCAGCCTGCCGAGTTGTCTCAGAATCTGATCGCAACCGCCCACTGATGGCTTCTTCGAAGGGATTGGTAAAAGTAGTTGCCTTGTTGGAATCGCCAAGGACAAGTGATCGAAGGTCTTGGCCGACCTTGGAGCCAGCAAACAGTTGATTCGTCAACATATCCTGTTGCAGGAGCTGTTGAGAATAATTAAACAGAAGACTTCTTTCTACATCCGACAATGCCATAGGTTCTCCACAGGGAATTTATGCTATCCCAACTTACCTATCGGCACTTACGTCCATTTCTTTAGAGTCAAAACTTTTTTCAACACAAAAGAAGGACAAGAAAATAAAAAACGTTTCGGCAAACATTGCTACCGAAACGTTTTTGGATATTGCACTTCAAATGAAAAAGTACTGATCAAACGAGTTGGGCAATCCCCTTGAACACCTCATGCCCACTGTCGTGCCGCTCAACAACTATTACGTCTTCCAACTTATCAACTTGCTTGACCATCTGATCCAAGGGCTGGGCCACATCAACAAGCAGCCAAATTTTACTAATCTTTCCACCATTGACGGGCATACAGGCAATACCCTCGACGTTGTATGCTCTACGGGCAAAAAGCCCGCAAATGTGTGACATGACGCCGGGATGGTTATTCACAGTCAGTTCAAGAACAGTTTGCTTAGGCATGGTTTTCACCTCCAATCATTTCCGAATTGGCAGCCCCAGGAGGAACCATGGGGTACACAGGTTCATCCGCACTTATTGGTACATGAATAAGTGCCGGCCCTCTCGTACTCAAAGCTTCTGCAAGCATATCCTCCGGATTGCCTTCATCAGCAAAGTCATAGGTTGCTATGCCAAACCCTTTGGCAATGGTCACAAAGTCAACCCGCTTCTGGTAATCAGAAGCGTAATAGCGCTTGCCATAAAACAAATCCTGCTGCTGACGCACAAGACCAAGTGCATTATTATTAGTCAAAATTATCTTAATGTTAACATCATTTTCCATGGCGGTTGCCAGATCCTGAATATTCATCATTATCGAACCATCGCCAGTGAAACAAAGAACAGTGCTATCAGGTGAGGCCAAAGCCGCTCCAATAGCCGCAGGTACGCCAAACCCCATCGTCCCCAATCCACCAGAGGTCAACCAGCGACGAGGCTTAGAGAACGGATATGCCTGTGCCGTACGCATCTGATGCTGTCCCACATCCGTACAGACTATAACATCATCTCCTGCAAGTTCAGCCGCCTTGCAAATGACACCGTACGGAGATGTCGCAGTATCGGCACCAGGGATAATCATGGGGTGCACTTCTTTCAGGTTTTCAATTTGGTCCAACCAATTTGCCCTATCCTTCGATTGGATCATCGGAATCAACGATTTCAGGACCTCGGCGATATCGCCAGTGACAGAAGCGTGCGCAGTCTTTATTTTATCCAACTCACTGGGATCGATATCGATATGTATGATTTTGGCTTGTGGACAGAACTTAGCAACTTTACCGGTCGCCCTGTCATCGAAACGAACACCGACAGCTATAAGCAGATCGCACTGCTCCAACGCCATATTCGTATATCGGGCTGCGTGCATACCTAACATTCCAAGGTTCAGAGGGTGGGAAGAAGGAATAACACCCAGTCCCATAAGTGATGTGGCTGTTGGTATAGCCCCTGTTTCCGCCAACTCAACGGCTTGCTCCGACGCCCCGGATTGAATGACTCCCCCACCCAGATACAAAATTGGACTCTGAGCTTCGTTTATCATCTTTGCCGCCTTGCAAACTTCTGCACCAAGAACATCGGTACAGTCATTTCTACATCCTGGCTCTGGCCAGGATTCAAACTCGTATATCGCTGTCTGCACGTCTTTGGGGATATCCACAACTACAGGGCCAGGCCTACCGGAACAGGCAACTCTGAAAGCATTGGGAATAACGTCAAACAACTCTTCTATGGAGCGGACAAGATAATTATGTTTTGTGATAGGAACGCTCAGTCCATATGTGTCAACTTCCTGGAAAGCGTCTGTTCCTATCATGTTCAGTGGGACCTGGCCGGTGATGCAAATAATGGGTATTGAATCGAGCTTGGCGTCTGCAATCGCAGTCAGCGTGTTTGTTGCACCTGGCCCAGAAGTAGCGAAAAATACGGCGGGTTTTCCAGTTACTCGAGCCATCCCTTGAGCTATGAACCCTGCCCCTTGCTCGTGTCGTGTTAAAATGTGCTGAATTTTCTCACTTTTGCCCAGTGCATCGTACATGGGCAGATTCGCGCCACCAGGAATTCCGGCTATTGTCGAAATCCCTTGCCTCTCCAACAATTTGATAATGATTTCCGCGCCATTGAGTTTCATCTTCGCCTCCTAGCTCGCCGGCCCGGCAGGTAAAGAAAAACCCCGCCGGTCTGCACCGGCGGGGTTTTGATACTCTATTTATGCAACAATCCCACTATGGTGCG from Pseudodesulfovibrio profundus encodes the following:
- the ilvN gene encoding acetolactate synthase small subunit is translated as MPKQTVLELTVNNHPGVMSHICGLFARRAYNVEGIACMPVNGGKISKIWLLVDVAQPLDQMVKQVDKLEDVIVVERHDSGHEVFKGIAQLV
- a CDS encoding flagellin; this translates as MALSDVERSLLFNYSQQLLQQDMLTNQLFAGSKVGQDLRSLVLGDSNKATTFTNPFEEAISGRLRSDSETTRQAGRNVGEAASMMGIARSSMSTIVDTLESMESIIEDIEAGNLSPTSSVVQGDYNDLRDKITGLISSTDYNGIYFLDSTQWGTEQINASGQVHIQSNDDSGFNVNFHAVDAGTSSVDWSDLSGAALNGSIATQKSYVDSLKQWASSIEDMYGTKEDALASQQINLESQAQLLDSAAQMRKPSDPDYSLEKLLADLIVRETGTIYDTNG
- the ilvB gene encoding acetolactate synthase large subunit — encoded protein: MKLNGAEIIIKLLERQGISTIAGIPGGANLPMYDALGKSEKIQHILTRHEQGAGFIAQGMARVTGKPAVFFATSGPGATNTLTAIADAKLDSIPIICITGQVPLNMIGTDAFQEVDTYGLSVPITKHNYLVRSIEELFDVIPNAFRVACSGRPGPVVVDIPKDVQTAIYEFESWPEPGCRNDCTDVLGAEVCKAAKMINEAQSPILYLGGGVIQSGASEQAVELAETGAIPTATSLMGLGVIPSSHPLNLGMLGMHAARYTNMALEQCDLLIAVGVRFDDRATGKVAKFCPQAKIIHIDIDPSELDKIKTAHASVTGDIAEVLKSLIPMIQSKDRANWLDQIENLKEVHPMIIPGADTATSPYGVICKAAELAGDDVIVCTDVGQHQMRTAQAYPFSKPRRWLTSGGLGTMGFGVPAAIGAALASPDSTVLCFTGDGSIMMNIQDLATAMENDVNIKIILTNNNALGLVRQQQDLFYGKRYYASDYQKRVDFVTIAKGFGIATYDFADEGNPEDMLAEALSTRGPALIHVPISADEPVYPMVPPGAANSEMIGGENHA
- a CDS encoding Smr/MutS family protein, translated to MGKKKPIKNLNDLKSLAFKKEKKDVYSLPYEKKKKKEPEPEEHDEAKEEEIFLSAMQGVKQMEGKGGRQVAPTTSPSANQNIPDPEERAKNDLKRFLRGEVEFELEYTEEYMYGYVRGLDIKTFQQLKSGSLSVAAHLDLHGMTLDQAKENLLFFLRESYLQGHRCVLIVTGRGKNSPGGQSILRRETETWLTHDPLKRVVLAFCTAQPKDGGAGAVYVLLRKYKKSQGKIVWDKMYNWENMD
- a CDS encoding chemotaxis protein CheW yields the protein MADDVLKDINQFLTFTLGKEIFALDIGTVREVLELTSITKIPRTPDYMRGVINLRGHAVPVVDMRLKLGMSKGEDTVDTCIIIVEIEFDGEFTIMGALVDSVREVFEMMPDTIEPAPKMGAAINAEYIKGMGRQNEQFIIIIDINKIFSAEELAMAKDIASLGGGADMPVEDASAATITL